A window of the Proteus terrae subsp. cibarius genome harbors these coding sequences:
- a CDS encoding glycoside hydrolase family 13 protein: MSNSWWKEAVVYQIYPKSYYDSNGDGVGDLAGITEKLDYIQSLGTNVIWLCPIFKSPMKDNGYDIADYSVVDPIFGDNNALDKLISEAKKRDIKILLDLVLNHSSDEHPWFKAAIEDPNSPYADYYIFKQWDKPTPPNNLRTYFDCSVWSRVGKTNRWYFNSFGPEQPDLNWENPQLRKDIINMINAWIKKGIAGFRIDAIGNLKKSPEALSEYQFEPDKDDGSASLVPWVLNQPGIDKFLTELAENTFKPANSMTVAEIDVPEKDLRAYVGENGYFSMVFDFSIADLDIRNEKPFTINPITGERLKPVFIKSQLDTQRVGWGAPYLENHDQPRSLNKFLPKGGINPISAKMLATFLLTQRGTPFIYQGQEIGMTNCPMTLEEHDDLHVFKLHEWGKKLGYSDKQIIEYFNSRSRDNSRTPFQWNSEINGGFSTGKPWLKVNPNYVDINAQQETNDKHSLFAYYQQLIALRRHSEISDILIYGEFLPLDSPENVIAFKRTYEGNSVNIYCNFSGEEKTLTINAKNIYLHNSPIVEDGQGHFILQPYQAIIFA, translated from the coding sequence ATGTCTAATTCTTGGTGGAAAGAAGCGGTGGTCTATCAAATTTATCCTAAGAGTTATTATGATAGTAACGGGGATGGTGTTGGGGATTTAGCAGGGATCACAGAGAAATTAGATTATATTCAGTCACTCGGTACAAATGTTATTTGGTTATGCCCCATTTTTAAATCGCCAATGAAAGACAATGGTTATGATATTGCTGATTATTCTGTTGTCGATCCTATCTTTGGGGATAATAACGCGTTAGATAAGCTAATTAGCGAAGCTAAAAAACGTGATATTAAAATTCTATTAGATTTAGTATTAAATCACTCTTCTGATGAGCATCCATGGTTTAAAGCCGCAATTGAAGATCCAAATAGCCCATATGCCGATTACTATATATTTAAACAATGGGATAAGCCGACTCCTCCTAATAATTTACGTACTTATTTTGACTGCTCTGTTTGGAGTCGTGTTGGAAAAACAAATCGTTGGTATTTCAATTCATTTGGCCCTGAACAGCCGGACTTAAATTGGGAAAATCCACAATTACGTAAAGATATTATCAATATGATTAATGCCTGGATCAAAAAAGGTATTGCTGGATTTCGTATTGATGCGATTGGTAATTTAAAAAAATCCCCTGAAGCCTTATCTGAATATCAATTTGAACCCGATAAAGATGATGGTTCTGCATCTTTAGTACCTTGGGTTTTAAATCAACCTGGCATTGATAAGTTCTTAACTGAATTAGCTGAGAACACTTTTAAGCCAGCAAATAGTATGACAGTTGCAGAAATTGACGTGCCTGAAAAAGATTTACGTGCTTATGTTGGTGAGAATGGTTATTTCTCTATGGTATTCGATTTTAGTATTGCTGACTTAGACATTCGTAATGAGAAACCATTTACCATAAATCCAATCACAGGTGAAAGATTAAAACCTGTATTTATTAAAAGCCAATTAGATACTCAACGAGTAGGTTGGGGGGCACCTTATTTAGAAAATCACGATCAACCTCGTTCATTAAATAAATTTCTTCCTAAAGGAGGCATTAATCCTATTAGTGCCAAAATGTTAGCGACATTTTTATTAACTCAACGAGGGACGCCTTTTATTTATCAAGGGCAAGAAATCGGCATGACAAATTGCCCTATGACATTAGAGGAACATGATGATTTACATGTGTTTAAATTGCATGAATGGGGCAAGAAATTAGGTTATAGCGATAAGCAAATTATAGAATACTTTAATAGCCGTAGTCGTGATAACTCAAGAACACCTTTCCAATGGAATAGTGAAATAAATGGTGGTTTTAGTACAGGTAAACCTTGGTTAAAAGTTAACCCTAACTATGTCGATATTAATGCGCAACAAGAAACGAACGATAAGCACTCTCTTTTCGCTTATTACCAACAATTAATTGCATTAAGACGACATTCAGAGATCAGTGATATTCTGATTTACGGTGAGTTTTTACCATTAGATTCACCAGAAAATGTGATTGCTTTTAAGCGTACTTATGAAGGCAACTCAGTCAATATTTACTGTAATTTTAGTGGTGAAGAAAAAACACTAACCATTAACGCTAAAAATATTTATTTGCATAACAGTCCAATAGTGGAAGATGGACAAGGCCATTTTATTCTTCAGCCTTATCAAGCAATTATATTTGCTTAA
- a CDS encoding LacI family DNA-binding transcriptional regulator yields the protein MAGIRDVAKKANVAASTVSRALNNSGYVSQAAREKIKKAVEELDYIPDTWLRNLYQQKSAVVGVIINSLEYPYFATVTRFIENKLAENGYSMMLCATQNSKVRERIFFDMLKRGQIDGIIAEYLLLDDREYQHIKKPVVTLDRHLRDIPLVCSDHHTGGRLAAEHLIQKGCKKILYIEDNSSYLSSTPSYQSCLAFKETLIQAGIKPIPCKVNWKEEEKDYFHSFATKILSLYSDIDAIFAADIPAMALFNEATRRNIAIPEQLKIVAYDGSPWLNQTLRQLTCIEQPFEKLAEKSVEVISALIENKEIADNVSVIPVKFIQGESS from the coding sequence ATGGCCGGGATCCGTGATGTCGCAAAAAAAGCCAATGTCGCAGCAAGCACTGTTTCTAGAGCATTAAATAACAGTGGTTATGTATCTCAAGCTGCACGAGAAAAAATAAAGAAAGCGGTAGAGGAATTAGATTATATTCCTGATACTTGGCTAAGAAATTTATATCAACAGAAAAGTGCCGTTGTTGGTGTCATTATTAATAGCCTTGAATACCCTTATTTTGCGACAGTGACACGTTTTATTGAAAATAAGCTCGCTGAAAATGGCTATAGCATGATGTTATGTGCAACACAAAATAGCAAAGTACGCGAACGTATATTTTTTGATATGCTCAAACGTGGTCAGATCGACGGTATTATTGCAGAATATCTATTATTGGATGATAGAGAATATCAACATATTAAAAAGCCTGTGGTAACACTAGATCGTCATCTTCGTGATATTCCATTGGTTTGCTCTGATCACCATACTGGCGGTCGATTAGCAGCAGAACACCTTATTCAAAAGGGTTGCAAAAAAATCCTCTATATTGAAGATAACTCAAGTTATTTATCATCAACACCTTCATATCAAAGCTGTTTAGCTTTTAAAGAAACGCTTATTCAGGCAGGTATTAAACCTATTCCATGCAAAGTAAATTGGAAGGAAGAAGAGAAAGATTATTTTCACTCTTTTGCCACAAAAATACTTTCTTTGTATTCAGATATTGATGCCATTTTTGCCGCTGATATTCCAGCAATGGCATTATTTAATGAAGCAACAAGACGAAATATTGCCATTCCAGAACAATTAAAAATTGTTGCTTACGATGGAAGCCCTTGGTTAAATCAGACACTGCGCCAATTAACTTGTATTGAACAGCCCTTTGAAAAACTGGCTGAAAAAAGTGTAGAAGTGATTAGTGCATTAATTGAGAATAAAGAAATAGCAGATAACGTCTCTGTTATTCCAGTGAAGTTTATTCAAGGTGAAAGTAGCTAA
- a CDS encoding RidA family protein has product MRYKSLLVALPFIFGVASANAEGVVHHKLNGMPISESVEVSAGNNLVFLSGKVPAKKSADAPEGVLASYGNTEEQTISVLEQIKTHLNELGLDMKDVVKMQVFLVGGEETKGEMDFKGFMDGYSKYFDASKTEQLPARSTFQIAKLANPAWRVEIEVIAVRPAK; this is encoded by the coding sequence ATGCGCTATAAAAGTTTACTTGTTGCCCTACCTTTTATTTTTGGTGTAGCAAGTGCGAATGCGGAGGGTGTTGTGCACCATAAATTAAACGGTATGCCTATTTCGGAGTCTGTTGAAGTTAGTGCAGGTAACAACCTTGTTTTCTTAAGTGGCAAAGTACCCGCTAAGAAATCAGCAGATGCGCCAGAAGGTGTATTAGCTTCTTATGGTAACACTGAAGAACAAACTATCAGTGTATTAGAGCAAATCAAAACTCATCTGAATGAACTTGGCTTAGACATGAAAGACGTTGTTAAAATGCAAGTCTTCTTAGTCGGTGGTGAAGAAACTAAAGGTGAGATGGACTTTAAAGGCTTTATGGACGGTTATTCTAAGTACTTTGATGCTTCGAAAACTGAACAACTGCCAGCTCGTTCAACGTTCCAAATCGCTAAACTGGCAAATCCAGCATGGCGTGTAGAAATTGAAGTCATCGCTGTCCGTCCTGCAAAATAA
- a CDS encoding NAD(P)/FAD-dependent oxidoreductase, translated as MKISRRKLLLGVGAAGVLAGGAALVPMVRRDGKFVETKSRVSFVEGTEGALPKESDAVIIGAGIQGIMTAINLAERGMSVTILEKGEIGGEQSGRAYSQIISYQTSPEIFPLHHYGKILWRGMNEKIGADTSYRTQGRVEALADEKAFDKAQAWIKTAKETAGFDTPLNTRIIKGEELSNRLVGAQTPWTVAAFEEDSGSVDPETGTPALARYAKQIGVKIYTNCAVRGIETAGGKISDVVTEKGAIRTSHVVLAGGIWSRLFMGNMGIDIPTLNVYLSQQRVSGVPGAPRGNVHLPNGIHFREQADGTYAVAPRIFTSSIVKDSFLLGPKFMHLLGGGELPLEFSIGEDLFNSFKMATSWKLDEKTPFEQYRTATATQNTEHLDAVFQRMKAEFPVFEKSQVVERWGAVVSPTFDELPIISEVKEYPGLVINTATVWGMTEGPAAGEVTADIVTGKKPVIDPTPFSMDRFKK; from the coding sequence ATGAAAATTTCAAGGAGAAAGCTGCTTTTAGGTGTTGGTGCTGCGGGTGTTTTAGCTGGTGGCGCTGCGTTAGTTCCAATGGTTCGCCGTGATGGCAAATTCGTTGAAACTAAATCTAGAGTATCATTTGTCGAAGGCACAGAGGGTGCTCTGCCTAAAGAGTCTGATGCAGTGATTATCGGTGCTGGTATCCAAGGTATCATGACCGCTATCAACCTTGCAGAACGTGGCATGAGTGTCACTATTTTAGAAAAAGGCGAGATTGGCGGTGAACAATCGGGCCGAGCATACAGCCAAATTATTAGTTATCAGACATCACCAGAAATTTTCCCATTACACCATTACGGGAAAATCTTATGGCGTGGAATGAACGAGAAAATTGGTGCCGATACCAGTTATCGCACACAAGGTCGTGTAGAAGCCCTTGCTGATGAAAAAGCGTTTGATAAAGCTCAAGCATGGATCAAAACAGCTAAAGAAACGGCTGGATTTGATACACCATTAAATACTCGCATTATTAAAGGTGAAGAGTTATCAAACCGTCTTGTTGGTGCCCAAACACCATGGACTGTTGCTGCTTTTGAAGAAGACTCAGGTTCTGTTGATCCAGAAACAGGAACACCTGCATTAGCTCGTTACGCTAAACAAATTGGCGTAAAAATCTACACCAACTGCGCGGTAAGAGGTATCGAAACTGCGGGTGGTAAAATTTCTGATGTTGTAACAGAAAAAGGCGCAATTAGAACATCTCACGTTGTTCTTGCGGGTGGTATTTGGTCACGTTTATTTATGGGTAACATGGGCATTGATATTCCAACGCTGAATGTTTACTTATCACAGCAACGTGTATCAGGTGTTCCGGGCGCACCTCGTGGCAATGTGCATTTACCAAATGGTATTCACTTCCGTGAACAAGCCGATGGTACTTATGCTGTCGCACCACGTATTTTCACAAGTTCTATCGTGAAAGATAGCTTCTTGTTAGGGCCTAAGTTCATGCATCTGTTAGGTGGTGGTGAGCTGCCATTAGAATTCTCTATCGGTGAAGACTTATTTAATTCATTCAAGATGGCAACATCTTGGAAATTAGATGAAAAAACACCGTTTGAACAATATCGTACAGCAACAGCAACACAAAATACTGAGCACTTAGATGCTGTATTCCAAAGAATGAAAGCGGAATTCCCAGTATTTGAAAAATCACAAGTCGTTGAACGTTGGGGAGCTGTTGTTAGCCCAACATTTGATGAATTACCAATTATTTCTGAGGTCAAAGAATACCCTGGTCTGGTTATCAATACCGCGACAGTATGGGGTATGACCGAAGGCCCAGCAGCAGGTGAAGTGACTGCTGATATCGTAACGGGCAAAAAACCAGTTATTGATCCAACGCCATTTAGTATGGATCGTTTTAAGAAATAA
- the gorA gene encoding glutathione-disulfide reductase, which yields MTSKHYDYIAIGGGSGGIASINRAAMYGQKCALIEAKALGGTCVNVGCVPKKVMWHAAQIAEAIHQYGPDYGFDTTVNRFDWDTLISSRSAYIDRIHQSYDRVLGNNKVDVIQGFARFVDANTIEVNGEKITADNILIATGGRPVQPNIPGAEYGINSDGFFELKALPKRVAVVGAGYIAVELAGVLNALGSETHLFVRKHAPLRNFDPLIVETLLEVMETEGPKLHTHAIPKAVIKNADGSLTLQLENGTEQTVDTLIWAIGREPATDNLNLAVTGVELNEKGYIKVDKFQNTNVKGIYAVGDNTGAVELTPVAVAAGRRLSERLFNNKPNEHLDYSNIPTVVFSHPAIGTVGLTEPQAVEQYGADQVKVYKSSFTAMYSAVTRHRQPCRMKLVCVGADEKIVGIHGIGFGMDEMLQGFAVALKMGATKKDFDDTVAIHPTAAEEFVTMR from the coding sequence ATGACGAGCAAACATTACGATTATATCGCCATCGGTGGCGGTAGTGGCGGTATCGCTTCAATTAATAGAGCGGCAATGTATGGCCAAAAATGTGCATTAATTGAAGCGAAAGCATTAGGTGGCACTTGTGTAAACGTGGGTTGTGTACCTAAAAAAGTGATGTGGCATGCAGCCCAAATTGCCGAAGCTATTCATCAATACGGTCCTGATTATGGTTTTGATACCACAGTGAACCGTTTTGATTGGGATACACTCATCAGTAGCCGTTCTGCTTATATTGACCGTATTCATCAATCTTATGACCGTGTTTTAGGCAATAACAAAGTTGATGTTATCCAAGGGTTTGCTCGTTTTGTTGATGCCAATACTATTGAAGTCAACGGTGAGAAGATCACGGCTGATAATATTCTGATTGCAACAGGCGGCCGTCCTGTTCAACCTAATATTCCGGGCGCTGAGTATGGTATTAATTCTGATGGTTTCTTTGAATTAAAAGCCTTACCAAAACGCGTTGCTGTTGTTGGTGCTGGTTATATCGCTGTTGAACTTGCTGGTGTATTAAATGCTTTAGGTAGCGAAACACATCTATTTGTGCGTAAACATGCACCACTGCGTAATTTCGACCCATTAATCGTTGAAACACTGTTAGAAGTGATGGAAACCGAAGGGCCTAAGTTACATACACATGCTATTCCTAAAGCTGTGATTAAAAATGCAGATGGAAGTTTAACGCTACAACTAGAAAACGGTACAGAGCAGACTGTTGATACTTTAATCTGGGCAATTGGACGTGAGCCTGCAACAGATAACCTGAATCTGGCAGTAACGGGCGTCGAGTTAAATGAAAAAGGTTATATCAAAGTTGATAAATTCCAAAATACCAATGTAAAAGGTATTTATGCGGTTGGCGATAACACAGGAGCGGTTGAATTAACACCCGTTGCTGTTGCCGCCGGGCGTCGTTTATCAGAGCGTTTATTTAATAACAAACCTAACGAACACTTAGACTATTCAAATATTCCGACCGTTGTATTTAGCCATCCTGCTATTGGTACTGTTGGTTTAACAGAGCCCCAAGCGGTTGAGCAATACGGTGCTGATCAGGTCAAAGTATACAAATCGTCTTTCACAGCGATGTATAGTGCAGTGACTCGTCATCGTCAACCATGTCGTATGAAGTTGGTTTGTGTTGGTGCAGACGAAAAAATTGTTGGTATTCATGGTATTGGTTTTGGTATGGATGAAATGTTACAAGGCTTTGCTGTTGCACTGAAAATGGGCGCAACGAAAAAAGACTTTGATGATACTGTGGCAATACACCCAACTGCAGCAGAAGAATTTGTTACGATGAGATAA
- a CDS encoding 23S rRNA (adenine(2030)-N(6))-methyltransferase RlmJ, with protein MLSYRHSFHAGNHADVLKHIVQTLIIESLKEKEKPFLYLDTHAGAGRYQLTNAHATRTGEYLEGIARLWQQEEVPELILPYLEAVGELNASGELRYYPGSPLLAGKLLRAQDSLVLTELHPTDFPLLRTEFSRDERARVSREDGFGQLKSKLPPPSRRGFALIDPPYELKQDYSAVVKGVVEGHKRFATGTYAIWYPVVHRQQIKRMLKELEATGIRKILQIELAVKPDSDQLGMTASGMIVINPPWKLESQMKSILPWLHKTLVPEGIGHTLVEWVVPE; from the coding sequence ATGCTGAGCTATCGCCATAGTTTCCATGCTGGCAACCACGCCGATGTTTTAAAACATATTGTTCAAACACTCATCATTGAGTCTTTAAAAGAGAAAGAGAAACCTTTTCTTTATCTTGATACTCATGCTGGCGCTGGACGTTATCAATTAACCAATGCTCATGCGACTCGCACTGGCGAATATTTAGAAGGGATTGCGCGCTTATGGCAACAAGAAGAGGTGCCAGAGCTTATTTTGCCTTACCTTGAAGCGGTCGGAGAATTAAACGCAAGTGGAGAACTGCGTTATTATCCTGGATCTCCTCTATTAGCGGGAAAATTACTAAGAGCACAAGATTCTTTAGTACTAACAGAATTACATCCAACAGATTTTCCTTTATTACGTACTGAATTCTCTCGTGATGAGCGAGCTAGAGTTTCTCGTGAAGATGGTTTTGGTCAATTAAAATCTAAGTTACCTCCTCCAAGTCGTCGTGGATTTGCATTAATTGATCCACCTTATGAGCTTAAACAAGACTATTCTGCTGTTGTTAAAGGTGTTGTTGAAGGCCATAAGCGCTTCGCGACGGGAACTTATGCGATTTGGTATCCTGTTGTTCATCGTCAGCAAATCAAACGTATGTTAAAAGAGCTTGAAGCAACAGGGATCCGTAAGATTTTACAAATCGAATTAGCAGTAAAACCTGATAGTGATCAATTGGGAATGACGGCATCAGGGATGATTGTGATTAATCCACCTTGGAAATTAGAATCACAAATGAAATCAATACTCCCTTGGTTACATAAAACCTTAGTTCCTGAGGGGATTGGACATACATTAGTTGAGTGGGTTGTACCAGAATAA
- a CDS encoding DUF1090 domain-containing protein — protein MKKLLFTAITLSLLASNAYADRSINGCEIKKQNIQKQMEYAKAHGNQYRIQGLERALQNVERYCTPEKVVENTRLELREKQLDVKERELELKEAQLKGDADKIAKQERKLAEEKAELKAIEDELNLLTK, from the coding sequence ATGAAAAAATTACTTTTTACTGCCATAACCCTAAGTTTACTCGCAAGTAATGCTTATGCTGATAGATCAATCAATGGCTGCGAAATAAAAAAACAAAATATCCAAAAACAGATGGAATATGCGAAAGCACATGGTAATCAATACCGTATCCAAGGTTTAGAGCGAGCATTGCAAAATGTTGAACGCTATTGCACACCAGAAAAAGTGGTTGAAAACACACGCCTTGAATTACGTGAAAAACAACTCGATGTCAAAGAGCGTGAACTTGAATTAAAAGAAGCGCAACTTAAAGGTGATGCAGATAAAATTGCTAAACAAGAAAGAAAACTGGCTGAAGAAAAAGCAGAATTAAAAGCCATTGAAGATGAATTAAATCTACTGACAAAGTAG
- the yhjD gene encoding inner membrane protein YhjD: MSEEQQPQTENEKTQLTQPLKKGLEKGLHGGKKAIGVGIKISNFITNIPFIAHLIRTAERFTDRMGNQFGAAITYFSFLSLIPVLMLSFACAGFVLASNPDLLAKLITGVANSIDDPTLASTVQQSIDTAVRQRTTVGLTGLAIALYSGVNWVGNLRQAILAQSRPVWERNKEEQEKIYFRYFRDFLALIGLLFALIVTITLTSVAGSAQRMIVHTLGLDGIEWLTPAWTTIGLTISITANYLLFLWILWILPRHQPKRISLIKGTLIAAIGFEILKSVMTWMLPRIASSPSGAAFGSVIGLMAFFYFFARLTLFCAAWIATDGPNMRKEQLAETQSTS, from the coding sequence ATGTCAGAAGAGCAGCAACCCCAAACAGAAAATGAAAAAACTCAACTGACTCAGCCGCTCAAAAAAGGGCTGGAAAAAGGGCTCCATGGCGGAAAAAAAGCCATTGGTGTTGGGATTAAAATCAGTAATTTTATTACTAACATTCCTTTTATTGCACATCTAATTCGCACCGCCGAACGTTTTACTGACAGAATGGGAAATCAGTTTGGTGCCGCCATTACCTACTTTTCATTTTTATCATTAATCCCTGTATTAATGCTTTCCTTTGCTTGTGCGGGTTTCGTTTTAGCTTCAAACCCAGATTTACTCGCTAAATTAATTACAGGTGTTGCAAATAGCATTGATGACCCAACGCTTGCATCCACTGTTCAACAGAGTATTGATACCGCAGTTCGCCAGCGTACAACTGTTGGTTTAACTGGTTTAGCGATTGCACTTTATTCTGGTGTCAATTGGGTGGGTAATTTACGCCAAGCAATTTTGGCGCAATCACGCCCCGTTTGGGAAAGAAATAAAGAAGAGCAAGAAAAAATCTATTTCCGCTATTTTCGTGACTTTTTAGCGCTAATTGGCTTACTTTTTGCGTTAATTGTCACTATTACACTAACTTCTGTGGCAGGTTCAGCCCAAAGAATGATTGTTCATACACTAGGGTTAGATGGTATTGAATGGCTAACACCAGCATGGACAACAATCGGCTTAACTATTTCCATTACCGCAAACTATTTACTCTTTTTATGGATTTTGTGGATCTTGCCTCGTCATCAGCCCAAACGGATTTCACTTATTAAAGGTACTCTTATCGCTGCGATCGGTTTTGAAATTTTGAAATCGGTAATGACATGGATGCTACCAAGAATAGCCAGTTCACCTTCAGGCGCTGCATTTGGTTCAGTGATAGGTTTAATGGCTTTCTTCTACTTTTTTGCCCGATTAACGCTCTTTTGTGCCGCATGGATAGCCACTGATGGCCCAAATATGCGTAAAGAACAGCTGGCTGAAACGCAATCAACATCTTAA
- a CDS encoding 2-hydroxymuconate tautomerase family protein, with protein MPYVNIKITREGATAEQKEQLIVGATQLLVDVLGKNPATTVVVIDEVETDNWGIGGKTVTELRAATKNK; from the coding sequence ATGCCATACGTTAATATTAAAATTACACGCGAAGGTGCAACCGCTGAGCAAAAAGAGCAACTTATTGTGGGAGCAACACAACTTTTGGTTGATGTATTAGGTAAAAACCCAGCGACTACCGTTGTAGTAATTGATGAAGTTGAAACAGACAACTGGGGAATAGGCGGTAAAACAGTAACAGAATTACGAGCAGCAACAAAAAATAAATAA
- a CDS encoding serine hydrolase domain-containing protein — protein MVQSITDAFHALPSASAIYITGAGIQYPFGMAHGFADESTQKKLTVDTPFRIASNTKTFLAAAFLRLWEQNALSLDDDITKYLSANYQQTLLELGYDLKTITLRHLLSHSSGLFDHANEAYLEDVIKDPSHKWTREEQITRYTQQVFPIIPAGKRFIYSDTGYILLGDILSQFMRKDMATAVRELLHFQGLDLPQTWWEGLEPQPKHPKARARQFIGEHEGTHIDASMDAFGGGGLVMTTLELAKFTADLFEDRVYLHPSTLKEMKWQGSHSGAANYRLGLMAEETSLGTLYYHLGYWGSAAYYLPEKQIAIAGFTTQRNNRDDLIAIIKEAFKRL, from the coding sequence ATGGTTCAATCAATAACTGATGCTTTTCATGCCTTACCTTCAGCAAGTGCTATCTATATTACAGGCGCAGGCATCCAATACCCTTTTGGTATGGCACACGGATTTGCCGACGAAAGTACCCAGAAAAAATTAACTGTAGATACGCCTTTTCGAATCGCTAGTAATACAAAAACCTTTCTCGCTGCCGCTTTTTTACGTTTATGGGAACAAAATGCTCTGTCTCTTGATGATGACATAACGAAGTATTTAAGTGCTAATTATCAACAGACATTATTAGAGCTAGGCTATGATCTTAAGACCATTACACTACGCCATTTATTAAGCCATAGCAGTGGTTTATTCGATCATGCAAATGAAGCTTATCTTGAAGATGTAATTAAAGATCCCTCTCATAAATGGACACGAGAAGAGCAAATTACACGCTATACTCAACAAGTTTTTCCCATTATCCCTGCGGGGAAACGCTTCATTTATTCAGATACAGGATATATTTTGCTAGGTGATATTCTTTCTCAGTTTATGAGAAAAGATATGGCTACTGCCGTTCGTGAACTATTGCATTTTCAAGGCTTAGATTTGCCACAAACGTGGTGGGAAGGTTTAGAACCACAACCCAAGCATCCCAAAGCGCGTGCCAGACAATTTATAGGCGAACATGAAGGAACTCATATTGATGCTTCAATGGATGCTTTTGGTGGTGGCGGACTTGTGATGACAACCCTTGAATTAGCTAAATTTACAGCTGATCTCTTCGAAGATAGAGTTTACTTGCATCCATCAACCTTAAAAGAGATGAAATGGCAAGGCTCACACTCTGGGGCTGCAAATTATCGTTTAGGTTTAATGGCTGAAGAAACTAGTCTAGGTACGCTTTACTATCACCTTGGTTACTGGGGCTCAGCAGCGTATTACTTACCTGAAAAACAGATTGCTATTGCAGGTTTTACAACCCAACGAAATAACCGTGACGATTTGATAGCTATTATTAAAGAAGCTTTTAAACGTCTTTAA